A genome region from Streptomyces sp. NBC_01296 includes the following:
- a CDS encoding NIPSNAP family protein: MIVELRQYTLHPGARDTLIALFEREFVAGQEAAGITVGGRFRDLDDPDRFVWLRAFPDMERRDRSLRAFYEGPVWQEHRDRANATMADSDDVLLLRGPGFAAPTDAGLVTVTICHPAAQSFAGHFERSLRPRLAAACSAPTAVHRTEHARNTFPALPVRTGEDVLLWFTAGEAPPLPDLSAHLTRPPQHLRLAPVG; the protein is encoded by the coding sequence ATGATCGTCGAACTCCGGCAGTACACCTTGCACCCCGGCGCCCGGGACACCTTGATCGCACTCTTCGAGCGAGAGTTCGTCGCAGGGCAGGAAGCGGCGGGCATCACCGTCGGCGGACGCTTCCGGGACCTGGACGACCCGGACCGTTTCGTCTGGCTGCGCGCCTTCCCGGACATGGAGCGGCGGGACCGCTCGCTGCGCGCCTTCTACGAGGGCCCCGTCTGGCAGGAACACCGTGACCGGGCCAACGCGACCATGGCCGACTCGGACGACGTCCTCCTGCTGCGCGGTCCGGGATTCGCCGCCCCGACCGACGCAGGCCTGGTCACGGTGACCATCTGCCACCCCGCCGCCCAGTCCTTCGCCGGCCACTTCGAGCGGAGTCTGCGCCCCCGGCTGGCCGCCGCTTGCTCCGCTCCGACGGCGGTCCACCGCACGGAGCACGCCCGGAACACCTTCCCCGCCCTGCCCGTGCGCACCGGCGAGGACGTCCTGCTCTGGTTCACGGCCGGGGAGGCCCCGCCCCTTCCGGACCTCTCCGCACACCTGACACGTCCGCCGCAGCACCTGAGGCTCGCGCCGGTGGGCTGA
- a CDS encoding enoyl-CoA hydratase-related protein produces the protein MHILLAASAFNSLTQRVHAELRDRGHSVAVELALPGASLAEAVERHRPDLVLAPMLKTAIPRDVWSAHTCLIVHPGPVGDRGPSSLDWAITEGATRWGVTVLQAGEEMDAGDVWATADCPLPAVGKSDAYRGEISDAALSAVLTAVDRFASGTHVPQRQDSGRARPYLRQELRRIDWHADSAQSVVRALRAADSQPGVLDELLGGQWFLHGGHPEEQLRGRPGELLATRAGAICRATADGAVWIPELRARRAPGEPAPVKLPATLALGDRLPPLPELSAPAYADGAPRTWSDITYREQGGAGFLTFSFPGGAMSTSQCRRLLAAYREACTRPVSVLVLGGGRDFFSNGIHLGVIEAAADPAEESWANINAMDDLVEAVLTTTDRFVVAALGGNAAAGGAMLALAADEVWCRSGVVLNPHYRLMGLHGSEYWTYTLPRRTGTGVAERLTTDALPLSAEAARRLGLVDRTIDCGPQAFADETARLAVRVADSPAIRSRIAGKKARRDADEGVRPLAAYREAELARMRETFLDPQAPYHALRRAFVRKEPPDGTPAHLERTVPGRRTAPLPSRRPAVTGPAEQDRAPGPAGC, from the coding sequence GTGCACATCCTGCTCGCCGCCAGCGCGTTCAACAGTCTCACTCAGCGTGTGCACGCTGAGCTGAGGGACCGCGGGCACAGTGTGGCGGTCGAGCTCGCCCTGCCCGGCGCCTCCCTCGCCGAAGCCGTCGAGCGCCACCGGCCGGACCTCGTGCTCGCGCCGATGCTCAAGACGGCCATCCCCCGGGACGTCTGGTCCGCCCACACCTGCCTGATCGTCCACCCGGGACCCGTCGGCGACCGCGGACCCTCCTCGCTCGACTGGGCCATCACCGAGGGCGCGACCCGCTGGGGCGTCACCGTCCTGCAGGCCGGCGAGGAGATGGACGCGGGCGACGTCTGGGCCACCGCGGACTGCCCGCTGCCGGCCGTCGGCAAGAGCGACGCCTACCGCGGCGAGATCTCCGACGCCGCCCTGTCCGCCGTGCTCACGGCCGTCGACCGCTTCGCCTCGGGCACCCACGTCCCGCAACGGCAGGATTCGGGCCGCGCCCGGCCCTACCTGCGCCAGGAACTGCGCCGGATCGACTGGCACGCCGACTCCGCGCAGAGCGTCGTCCGCGCGCTGCGCGCCGCCGACTCCCAGCCCGGCGTACTCGACGAACTCCTCGGCGGCCAGTGGTTCCTGCACGGCGGGCACCCCGAGGAGCAGCTGCGGGGCCGCCCCGGCGAGCTGCTCGCCACCCGGGCGGGCGCCATCTGCCGGGCGACCGCCGACGGAGCCGTCTGGATCCCCGAGCTCCGCGCCCGGCGCGCGCCGGGAGAGCCGGCCCCCGTCAAACTCCCCGCCACCCTCGCCCTCGGCGACCGGCTGCCGCCGCTCCCCGAGCTCTCCGCACCCGCGTACGCCGACGGGGCCCCGCGCACCTGGTCCGACATCACCTACCGGGAGCAGGGCGGGGCAGGCTTCCTCACGTTCTCCTTCCCCGGCGGCGCGATGAGCACCTCGCAGTGCCGGCGCCTGCTCGCCGCCTACCGGGAGGCCTGCACCCGCCCCGTTTCCGTCCTCGTCCTCGGCGGCGGCCGGGACTTCTTCTCCAACGGCATCCACCTGGGCGTCATCGAGGCGGCCGCCGACCCCGCCGAGGAGTCCTGGGCCAACATCAACGCCATGGACGACCTGGTGGAGGCCGTGCTCACCACCACCGACCGGTTCGTCGTGGCCGCCCTCGGCGGCAACGCGGCCGCCGGCGGGGCCATGCTCGCGCTCGCCGCCGACGAGGTCTGGTGCCGCAGCGGCGTGGTGCTGAACCCGCACTACCGGCTGATGGGCCTGCACGGATCCGAGTACTGGACCTACACGCTGCCCCGCCGCACCGGGACCGGCGTCGCCGAGCGCCTCACCACCGATGCCCTGCCCCTCAGCGCCGAAGCCGCCCGGCGGCTCGGGCTGGTCGACCGCACGATCGACTGCGGCCCGCAGGCCTTCGCGGACGAGACCGCCCGGCTCGCCGTACGGGTGGCGGACTCGCCCGCCATCCGGTCCCGGATCGCCGGCAAGAAGGCCCGCCGCGACGCGGACGAGGGCGTGCGGCCGCTCGCCGCCTACCGGGAGGCGGAGCTGGCGCGGATGCGGGAGACGTTCCTCGACCCGCAGGCCCCGTACCACGCCCTGCGCCGCGCCTTCGTACGCAAGGAACCCCCGGACGGCACCCCGGCCCACCTGGAGCGGACCGTGCCCGGCCGGCGCACCGCGCCCCTGCCCTCGCGGCGGCCCGCAGTCACTGGACCGGCCGAACAAGACAGGGCACCGGGCCCGGCCGGCTGCTAG
- a CDS encoding DUF5947 family protein, which translates to MRRFTGPRPPRPERCELCGVAVPEGGHRHLVEVEKRALVCACTACALLFDRPGAATGRFRAVPDRYLTDPEHRLEEGAWEQLQIPVGVAFFFRNAALDRLVALYPSPAGATESELDPATWQDVLGGGALAALLEPDVEALLLRRAEGRTECYLVPIDICYELVGRMRLLWQGFDGGAEARAALKTFFAQVERRAKVPSAAGEGRA; encoded by the coding sequence CTGCGCCGGTTCACCGGGCCCCGGCCGCCCCGGCCCGAGCGCTGCGAACTGTGCGGGGTGGCCGTGCCCGAGGGCGGCCACCGCCACCTGGTGGAGGTCGAGAAGCGGGCGCTGGTCTGCGCCTGCACCGCGTGCGCCCTCCTGTTCGACCGGCCCGGCGCCGCCACCGGGCGCTTCCGCGCCGTGCCCGACCGCTACCTCACCGACCCGGAGCACCGGCTCGAAGAGGGCGCCTGGGAGCAGCTCCAAATCCCGGTCGGCGTCGCCTTCTTCTTCCGCAACGCCGCCCTCGACCGGCTGGTCGCGCTCTACCCGAGCCCGGCCGGCGCCACCGAGAGCGAGCTGGACCCGGCCACCTGGCAGGACGTACTCGGCGGCGGGGCACTCGCCGCGCTGCTCGAACCCGATGTGGAGGCGCTGCTGCTGCGCCGGGCCGAGGGCCGCACCGAGTGCTACCTCGTCCCCATCGACATCTGCTACGAGCTGGTGGGGCGGATGCGGCTGCTGTGGCAGGGCTTCGACGGCGGGGCCGAGGCGCGCGCCGCGCTGAAGACCTTCTTCGCCCAGGTGGAGCGCCGGGCGAAGGTCCCCTCCGCGGCGGGGGAGGGGCGGGCATGA
- a CDS encoding alpha/beta fold hydrolase — MSNLTGGDEPTAGRTTTGDGSGGQSRPAEPVTFVLVHGSGSNAYAWSPVLTELGLRGQRAVAVDLPGHGPDAYFPLSYQAPQDLERLRTEPSPLSGRTLADSAEHVAAVVRRAHRNGPVVLAGQSLGGVTLNAVANLVPELISHLVYISAFCPTKRTSVVELMSAPEAATSSMFKMTPVPTPPELGVTRVNWRTGDPAFLQVAKEALAADHSDTEVRTLLNILEPDESAAIGVCDSRGLPQQWGRVPRTFLRFTEDRTIPPALQDLMIREADETTPHNRFRVRSLAAPHIGPRDPALLADELEQAARLCH; from the coding sequence ATGAGTAACTTAACTGGTGGAGATGAACCGACGGCTGGCCGGACGACGACCGGCGACGGCAGTGGCGGGCAGTCCCGCCCCGCCGAACCGGTCACCTTCGTCCTGGTCCACGGGTCGGGCAGCAACGCGTACGCCTGGTCCCCCGTACTGACCGAGCTGGGGCTGCGCGGGCAGCGCGCGGTCGCGGTCGATCTGCCCGGGCACGGCCCCGACGCCTACTTCCCGCTCTCGTACCAGGCTCCGCAGGACTTGGAGCGGCTGCGTACGGAGCCCTCCCCCCTCTCGGGGAGGACGCTGGCCGACTCCGCCGAGCACGTGGCCGCGGTGGTGCGGCGGGCGCACCGCAACGGCCCGGTGGTCCTGGCCGGCCAGAGCCTGGGCGGCGTGACCCTCAACGCCGTGGCCAACCTGGTGCCCGAGCTGATCTCGCACCTCGTGTACATCTCGGCCTTCTGCCCCACGAAGCGGACCTCCGTGGTGGAGCTGATGAGCGCCCCGGAGGCGGCCACGAGCTCCATGTTCAAGATGACCCCGGTCCCCACGCCGCCGGAGCTGGGGGTCACCCGGGTCAACTGGCGGACCGGCGACCCCGCGTTCCTCCAGGTCGCCAAGGAGGCGCTGGCCGCGGACCACTCCGACACCGAGGTCCGGACGCTGCTCAACATCCTCGAACCCGACGAGTCGGCCGCGATCGGGGTCTGCGACTCCCGGGGCCTGCCGCAGCAGTGGGGCCGGGTCCCGCGCACGTTCCTGCGGTTCACCGAGGACCGGACGATCCCGCCGGCGCTCCAGGACCTGATGATCCGGGAGGCCGACGAGACGACCCCGCACAACCGCTTCCGCGTACGGTCCCTGGCCGCCCCGCACATCGGCCCGCGCGACCCGGCGCTGCTGGCGGACGAGCTGGAGCAGGCGGCCCGGCTCTGCCACTGA
- a CDS encoding nickel-dependent hydrogenase large subunit yields the protein MTPKTKAAGDGSGLVEMAWDPITRIVGSLGIHTKIDFKQKKVAECYSTSSVFRGYSVFMRGKDPRDAHFITSRICGICGDNHATCSVYAQNMAYGVKPPHLAEWIINLGESAEYMFDHNIFQENLVGVDYCEKMVRETNPGVLELAERTEAPHAGDHGYRTIADIMRSLNPIEGEFYREALQVSRYTREMFCLMEGRHVHPSTLYPGGVGTIASVQLFTDYMSRLMRYVEFMKRVVPLHDDLFDFFYEALPGYEEVGRRRVLLGCWGALNDPEYCDFTYANMTDWGRKMFVTPGVIVDGKLVTNDLTEINLGIRILLGSSYYDDWAGQEKFVTHDPLGNPVDARHPWNQHTIPAPQKRNFDDKYSWVMSPRWFDGKDHLALDTGGGPIARLWSTALSGLVDVGYVKATGHSVIINLPRTMTKPETRFEWKIPQWSNALERNRARTYFQAYAAAIALHCAEKGLAEVRAGRTQTWEKFEVPDESIGVGFTEAVRGVLSHHMVIRDGKIANYHPYPPTPWNASTRDTFGTPGPYEDAVQNTPIFEENTPENFKGIDIMRAVRSFDPCLPCGVHMYVGGGKTVKQMHVPTGLSGLGG from the coding sequence ATGACACCGAAGACGAAGGCGGCCGGTGACGGCAGCGGCCTGGTGGAGATGGCCTGGGATCCGATCACCCGGATCGTGGGCAGTCTCGGCATCCACACGAAGATCGACTTCAAGCAGAAGAAGGTCGCGGAGTGCTACAGCACCTCGTCGGTCTTCCGCGGCTACAGCGTCTTCATGCGCGGCAAGGACCCCCGCGACGCGCACTTCATCACCAGCCGCATCTGCGGGATCTGCGGCGACAACCACGCCACCTGCTCCGTCTACGCCCAGAACATGGCGTACGGGGTGAAGCCGCCCCACCTCGCCGAGTGGATCATCAATCTCGGCGAGTCGGCGGAGTACATGTTCGACCACAACATCTTCCAGGAGAACCTGGTCGGGGTCGACTACTGCGAGAAGATGGTCCGCGAGACCAACCCCGGCGTCCTCGAACTCGCCGAGCGCACCGAAGCCCCGCACGCCGGGGACCACGGCTACCGCACCATCGCCGACATCATGCGCTCGCTCAACCCCATCGAGGGCGAGTTCTACCGCGAGGCCCTCCAGGTCAGCCGCTACACGCGCGAGATGTTCTGCCTGATGGAGGGCCGCCACGTGCACCCCTCCACCCTCTACCCGGGCGGCGTCGGCACCATCGCCTCCGTCCAGCTCTTCACGGACTACATGAGCCGCCTCATGCGGTACGTGGAGTTCATGAAGCGGGTGGTCCCGCTCCACGACGACCTCTTCGACTTCTTCTACGAGGCCCTGCCCGGGTACGAGGAGGTCGGCCGCCGGCGCGTCCTGCTGGGCTGCTGGGGCGCGCTCAACGACCCCGAGTACTGCGACTTCACGTACGCCAACATGACCGACTGGGGACGGAAGATGTTCGTCACCCCCGGTGTGATCGTGGACGGCAAACTCGTCACCAACGACCTCACCGAGATCAACCTCGGCATCCGCATCCTGCTGGGCAGCTCGTACTACGACGACTGGGCGGGCCAGGAGAAGTTCGTCACCCACGACCCGCTCGGCAATCCCGTCGACGCCCGCCACCCGTGGAACCAGCACACCATCCCCGCCCCGCAGAAGCGCAACTTCGACGACAAGTACAGCTGGGTGATGTCCCCGCGCTGGTTCGACGGCAAGGACCACCTCGCCCTCGACACCGGCGGCGGCCCGATCGCGCGCCTGTGGTCCACCGCCCTGTCCGGGCTCGTCGACGTCGGCTACGTCAAGGCCACCGGCCACAGCGTGATCATCAACCTGCCGCGCACGATGACCAAGCCCGAGACGCGCTTCGAGTGGAAGATCCCGCAGTGGAGCAACGCGCTGGAGCGCAACCGCGCCCGCACGTACTTCCAGGCGTACGCGGCCGCCATCGCACTGCACTGCGCCGAGAAGGGCCTGGCCGAGGTCCGCGCCGGACGCACCCAGACCTGGGAGAAGTTCGAGGTCCCGGACGAGTCCATCGGAGTCGGCTTCACCGAGGCCGTCCGGGGCGTGCTCTCGCACCACATGGTGATCCGCGACGGCAAGATCGCCAACTACCACCCCTACCCGCCGACCCCGTGGAACGCCAGCACCCGCGACACCTTCGGCACCCCCGGACCGTACGAGGACGCCGTCCAGAACACCCCGATCTTCGAGGAGAACACCCCGGAGAACTTCAAGGGCATCGACATCATGCGCGCCGTGCGCAGCTTCGACCCCTGCCTGCCCTGCGGCGTCCACATGTACGTCGGCGGCGGCAAGACCGTGAAGCAGATGCACGTGCCCACCGGCCTGAGCGGACTGGGCGGATGA
- a CDS encoding hydrogenase expression protein HypE, translated as MDAATPSTAVEDPPIHILWINAGLSCDGDSVSLTAAMQPSIEEIVMGVLPGLPKIAVHWPLIDFECGPVGGADTFIEWFFKGERGEIDPFVLVVEGSIPNEKIKPEGYWCGFGDDPETGQPITTSEWIDRLAPKALAVVAIGTCATYGGIHAMEGNPTGAMGVPDYLGWDWTSKAGIPIVCVPGCPIQPDNFSETLTYLLYQAAGSAPMIPLDDKLRPTWLFGNTVHEGCDRAGYYEQGEFAQTYDSPKCLVKLGCWGPVVKCNVPKRGWMNGIGGCPNVGGICIACTMPGFPDKFMPFMDEPPGAKLSTSASGVYGALVRKLRAITEHTVDQEPKWRHPGRQLTTGYRKPW; from the coding sequence ATGGATGCAGCAACGCCGAGCACGGCAGTAGAAGACCCCCCGATCCACATCCTCTGGATCAACGCCGGACTGAGCTGCGACGGCGACTCGGTGTCCCTGACGGCAGCGATGCAGCCCAGCATCGAAGAGATCGTCATGGGCGTCCTGCCGGGCCTGCCCAAGATCGCCGTGCACTGGCCGCTGATCGATTTCGAATGCGGACCGGTCGGCGGCGCCGACACGTTCATCGAATGGTTCTTCAAGGGGGAGCGCGGGGAGATCGACCCCTTCGTGCTCGTCGTCGAAGGCTCCATCCCCAACGAGAAGATCAAGCCCGAGGGCTACTGGTGCGGCTTCGGCGACGACCCGGAGACCGGCCAGCCCATCACCACCAGCGAGTGGATCGACCGCCTCGCACCCAAGGCCCTCGCCGTGGTGGCGATCGGCACCTGCGCCACGTACGGCGGCATCCACGCGATGGAGGGCAACCCCACCGGCGCCATGGGCGTGCCCGACTACCTCGGCTGGGACTGGACCTCGAAGGCCGGCATCCCGATCGTGTGCGTTCCGGGCTGCCCGATCCAGCCGGACAACTTCTCCGAGACCCTCACCTACCTGCTCTACCAGGCGGCCGGCTCCGCGCCGATGATCCCGCTGGACGACAAGCTGCGCCCCACCTGGCTGTTCGGCAACACCGTGCACGAGGGCTGCGACCGGGCCGGCTACTACGAGCAGGGCGAGTTCGCGCAGACCTACGACTCGCCCAAGTGCCTCGTCAAACTCGGCTGCTGGGGCCCGGTCGTCAAGTGCAACGTCCCCAAGCGCGGCTGGATGAACGGCATCGGCGGCTGCCCCAACGTCGGCGGCATCTGCATCGCCTGCACCATGCCGGGCTTCCCCGACAAGTTCATGCCGTTCATGGACGAACCTCCCGGCGCGAAGCTGTCCACCAGCGCCAGCGGCGTCTACGGCGCGCTGGTCCGCAAACTCAGGGCGATCACGGAGCACACCGTCGACCAGGAGCCGAAGTGGCGCCACCCGGGGCGGCAGCTGACCACCGGTTACCGCAAGCCCTGGTGA
- a CDS encoding DUF6084 family protein, protein MTDFAFACTGVRADPYAAGPTLVFRLRITTAADKRVHALALRCQIRIEPARRSYGTGEAAALHDLFGERARWGTTLQPLQFAQVSVMVPSFTGETETDIVVPCTYDMDIAAGRYLSALEDGEAPLLMLFSGTAFTGAGGFQVEPVPWDREAPFRMPAEVWREMVEQHFPGCGWLRLPRDTMAELLAYRSRHALASWEATVRALLDAALTAEPPPPDPAWAGAVLPRAAERTAP, encoded by the coding sequence ATGACCGACTTCGCCTTCGCCTGCACCGGCGTGCGCGCCGACCCGTACGCGGCCGGTCCCACCCTCGTGTTCCGGCTGCGCATCACCACCGCCGCGGACAAGCGCGTCCACGCCCTCGCGCTGCGCTGCCAGATCCGCATCGAGCCGGCCCGGCGCAGCTACGGCACCGGCGAGGCCGCGGCCCTCCACGACCTGTTCGGCGAGCGGGCCCGCTGGGGAACCACCCTGCAGCCCCTCCAGTTCGCCCAGGTCTCGGTGATGGTCCCCAGCTTCACCGGGGAGACCGAGACCGACATCGTCGTACCGTGCACGTACGACATGGACATCGCCGCCGGCCGCTACCTCAGCGCCCTGGAGGACGGTGAGGCGCCGCTGCTGATGCTGTTCTCCGGCACCGCCTTCACCGGCGCCGGGGGCTTCCAGGTCGAGCCCGTTCCCTGGGACCGCGAAGCACCGTTCCGGATGCCCGCCGAGGTGTGGCGGGAGATGGTCGAGCAGCACTTCCCGGGCTGCGGCTGGCTGCGGCTGCCCCGGGACACCATGGCCGAGCTGCTCGCCTACCGCTCCCGTCACGCGCTCGCCTCGTGGGAGGCGACCGTACGGGCGCTGCTGGACGCGGCGTTGACGGCCGAGCCGCCGCCCCCGGACCCCGCCTGGGCCGGCGCCGTACTGCCGCGGGCCGCCGAGAGGACCGCCCCATGA